GGAATTGGAAGGGCTAAATGCGAACTCGTTTCTGGGTTTTGGccaacaaaaatatatcatacCTGCAGTGCTGGATACCTTTTTTTGGACCAATTCTTGCATCTATTTAAAGATTGGTTTAAACTTAAGCCGAACTTGTCTTGAATTTATATGTTTTGAACTCAACCTTATAgtgacacctagtggtgtggagGAAGCATAATGCAAAAGCTAAGGTATACAGGCATTTTATGTGCTATTCAGCTAACCATGATTCAATTATACAGCCAGTGAAAAACTCAATAATGAGGGGTTACCaaggtaaaacaaaaaaagatttagcTGATCACATGATCCCAACAATAGACAACCCTCACCACGAAAAATAAAACCACTTAAAGATTGCATGATTTTGAGAGTACAAACAAAGTCCCTTTTAAGGAAAGTGTGTTGATTTTGCATAATGAccgtttgaccaataacatgcagacaTTGTATGTAATCGACCATCGTGGTGCATGAGAAGGTGGGGTCTACAGGGAACGATCAAAGTGTTGCAAATATGTGTACATATTAGTGTTGGACTTGAAGCAGCACCGAGAATACCTattggtgtatgacatcaaagtactgtgagagcgattcaaaagcacaagaagaCATCTGCTCTCGTTACTTTGTCATACAACAATTGGTCTGGGCAatgcaaacaaagccaaaacctggatattttaggcaatatagaaatcctggcaaggacatgTCATGGGAAAATGGCATGTTTGGTCTCCCTACTTATACATAAAGTCCTAAACACGCGTCTGAACACTGACTAGCAACCAGAACTTCTAACGGCAGCTGCAGCGACATGATCACTTTACCAAACTGTCAATTGGCTCTTTTATTTAGAAAGCAGGACTTATTCTGCCATGTTGCCATTAGACTTTCTCCCATTGCATTCTTTAATGTTCCAtcttggaaacaaagatgaactccctcacaaaagaaaaaaagccatAGTGTTCACAACTGTGACAACGAGcccttatcaggatcaactaaacaccgggttttcaaaagtatgtgaaatatttaaagtttgcggcatataatctttaaaatacatccgagggttttacacactggtcggttattgtggcgacatttgcACGCCCCGAAATGTGCTACTGAACGAAAcgagctgtgattggttgtttgacatgtcggtcaaacgacctcatgggtgggccttggccaAAGAAAGCTGCAATGAATTCAATACCTAttttttacatgacatttaagggagggtccttcagaaatcagactTGACTCAACAAGACTCAAAACTATCTTGTTTATTTGCTAATAAAGccacgtttccaccgcaggaactttacccaagAACTAGGGACTTCgggctggtactcggtgtgtttccaccgcaggaaccaggaactaaataaagttctggtagtactttttcaaagttccggaactttcgggggcgggacttgggcgctaaacatcatgattggttgagttcacgtaGCATTGTggtttcaaccaccatttattcggatcattttcaaaatattactgttattgtgtcatgaaatgtaattttagaaaatgtcattcgttttgggtaaatctaacaggtaatcttgggtctgtattcaatttatctatatgttaaaatgaaaataaaaaaaggcaaattgatataatattttgtttcattgtaatggctgtatatatgcacatttccctgaactaagtacattttttGCAGcggttattatgtttaaatgaaaacgaaaggaggcagtggtatgaACTACCGAGGAATCAAGTACAAATCTGCGTACTTGGTATTTAGtatttaggggggggggggggttggcggGGTTAGTTCCTGGTACTAATGTTCCGAgcaatttcggtggaaacgcggcataaatCTATATCTACAGGtctatatctatatttatttttatgtgtaacACGACAATGCTGTGCTTTTCTAACTAGAAATGCAAATCTAGTTTATCTTTTTTAAACTATTTGTACTTTAAAGTGAAGttactgcacacaaacacacacgctaaCAGTGGTCAGCATAGTGCCGCATTGCAGGCGTGGTCTCATAGCTGTGGTTTGAGCGAGCATCCACAATTCATCCCCTCCACACCAAGACCATGCTTTTCTTGCACTGTGttcaacaaacacacatttcataGGCTCATGGATTGGCCTAACAGTCTGCTTTGTGGTAAACATACACGCACCTCTCTGTCACGCTCTAAGCTCAGATTTCCAGCTCATAAAAAGGCAGAACAAATAAAAGAAAGGGATGAACAGGATGTGGTTAGCCTACACTGAAACCTACACACTCTGTTAACTTGGAGATAGGttctgaagagagaaaaaaagaaaccacAGTGAGCGCAGGGTTAGATGTACAAGCTGCAAGTTGCGCACAACTAGAAGATCTGTGTGTACCCTGATGCTACTGTTGAGATTTTGATCATATGCATTGGGTAGATAGAGTGGATACAGAATTTTGCAATATAGCAGCAGGGCTATTTTAGGtatctaaaattaaaaccatagtATATCTCACAGAGTATATCTCATGAAAATGAAATATCAAAAGAAGTGTCATTTGCAGTGAAGTGGCACAAAAactagttttaatttaaactactcacaaaaaaaatagatttcaCGCTACTAAATAAATCATCAATACACtaattaaatttcacatttaagggTTTCTGTCTAATGCAGTGGATTTCAGACATTTGTCAATGTGACTCAAGTGTCCAAATACTGTATAATCATCTATCAGCAGGTTTCATTTTTCTTATGCTCTTTAGAAACTAACATATAAGACCAGTATGATTGTGTGGAAGGAAATTATGTTTTATCTGACCTTTTGTCTGGAAAGGAAACTAGAATTATCAGTTGTAGTTGTCAGGTTAGAGACAGAACACAATGGGTCAATGACATCAGAGGGGAAGTAGGTCTATACAGTTGTAAGCATAGCATTTGGTCTCACTAGATCTCTCTCTGCCCTTCACAATCAAACATTCTTCCACTGGTAACCCACAAAATGACGGCCCATCAGACAGTGTGGGGGTTTTTGGAACCACCGGTAGGAAGAATTCGGTTCCCACCCTGTCTGAATCACCCTGGTGGTCGCATTCATATCCAGGATGCTTCACACTCCCCCAATGTAGATTAACACTTGATAGTCACTTCCAAGAGGCTGTGCTATTAGCATTGTTAAAGCATTTTTAAGTATCGACAGTATTGGCAATTGCTTATAGGCAGAGAGCTGaaccttaatattttaatattagttagCAGAACAGTTGTGTATTTGGTCGATCGACTGACTAACGCGActgcaacagcaacaacaacaacaacggtCACCACAAGgggatttttttatgcattacctCATCTACACCCCTAATGACTAGACCATTACAGAGTTTTAGGTTCAGACATGAAGCACCTGTAAACAAGCTGGTCTCTAGCATGCAACAGTCAACTGGTTCAGTAGAAACTGCTTTGATATGATACTCATAACTTCTTATAGTTCGCACTGATGACTGCTCGGTGAAATCTGACACACGAATGAAACAACACGACCACCTGCAAAGGAAATAACTTTGCTCTTTTGTTGTAGGTAAAGCTCCTGATGACAGCATGACTGAGAAGAGGCACTAACATCTGAGTAACtccacacacagaaagagaacaGGTGCATCTAGTGCGGTACCAACCCGAAAAGTCACACCTGGTGAAAATGGAGTCCGCTTTCTCACAGGTGACTTGGGAACCTGAGGGAGAAGCTGAAGAGATCTCTCCGAGAGGTCTGGGATTGCGTCGCAAACGGGAATTCATACCTGATGACAAGAAAGATGCGAGCTACTGGGAGAAACGCCGCAAGAACAATGAAGCGGCAAAGCGCTCGCGAGAGAAACGAAGGGTCAGTGACTATGTTATGGAGACACGATTGGTTTCGTTGAATGAGGAAAACGCTCGTCTGCGAGCCGAGCTGTTGGCTCTGAAGCTTCGATACGGTTTGCTTAACCCAGGGATACCCTATTCCCCATCTCAAAGGGCTTTATCTCAGCTTCACACTTTGGTGCCGCAACCTTTGGTTTCTTGCCCAGACAAAGACCTCTACTGGGGTAGACAGCAAGACAGAGAGCCTTCCAATCTATCGGGGAACCAACAAGCACCCGTCTGTCTTGGCACCCACCCCGGGTCGGCATTCCTGCCTACGCATCCTATGGCCATACGAAGAAATCACCCATATCTCCTAGACTTCCCCAGTCTCCATTCTTCTACAGCTGCACCTTTACCCTTTCCTCCATGCCTCACCCCAGCAGCAGCATCTTGGGCAGGACGGCCCCTGCTCCAGCCTCGGAATCAGAGGATCTTGTCGGACGAAGAGGGTGAGCAGCAGGTGCCAGCAGATTCCAGCACTGCCCTGCCCCATAAACTAAGACTGAAGACGCAAAACTGCCAGCGCAAAGATAACAGAGCTAAATCTGCGTCGCCAAATCCAACATACATTTCAGACTGAAATCAAGCTCTGGACTAAAATAACTCCGTAGTTATGAGTCATCCTACTCATTATTGATAATCGAACATTGGCTATATTCCAGGAAGTGTGTTGCAAAccatcatgataaaaaaaatatatacatttctttgatcaaaaggTCACTCATTCAGATAAAGTTTccacaatacattttaaagagtCAATATTTCCATCATTGAGGTGGAAAGGTGGCAAACTTGAATTGGGGTAATGACGCACGtgtgtttacaattttttttttatctttcatatAGACAGGAACGTAGGGGGTGAAAGAAGGAGAACAATATTTTAGGAATAGAAATAGGAATGGAAAAAGGAATTGACCGAAGTTGGTCATTCACTCTGCCATAATTTATACAGACACTTCTCTATATTTCAGTCACTTCTTgcatttgtaatgtatatttaaatgtaggtatttatatttatgtatttggaagatgcttttatccaaagtgactttgcatccaatgtatacattttatcattcatgcattccctggaaaTTGAACCTCGGTGTTGCTAGACTCATGATCCGCCGTTCGATCTAAAGAAATGCCACCTTCTTGTTTACTTCAGAATTTAACCTATGTCTGATTTAATTGGGCCTCTGATGTTAGACTGACATTTACACATTTGACAGATGCTTTAAGCAACTTAAATCACattcaaattatacattttatcagtccATGTCTTCCCCAGGATTCAAATCCATTACAAATACATTGAATTACTGTTTTGAGCTACA
This DNA window, taken from Carassius auratus strain Wakin chromosome 47, ASM336829v1, whole genome shotgun sequence, encodes the following:
- the LOC113064935 gene encoding nuclear factor interleukin-3-regulated protein-like, with the protein product MESAFSQVTWEPEGEAEEISPRGLGLRRKREFIPDDKKDASYWEKRRKNNEAAKRSREKRRVSDYVMETRLVSLNEENARLRAELLALKLRYGLLNPGIPYSPSQRALSQLHTLVPQPLVSCPDKDLYWGRQQDREPSNLSGNQQAPVCLGTHPGSAFLPTHPMAIRRNHPYLLDFPSLHSSTAAPLPFPPCLTPAAASWAGRPLLQPRNQRILSDEEGEQQVPADSSTALPHKLRLKTQNCQRKDNRAKSASPNPTYISD